The following proteins come from a genomic window of Salvia hispanica cultivar TCC Black 2014 chromosome 4, UniMelb_Shisp_WGS_1.0, whole genome shotgun sequence:
- the LOC125221279 gene encoding secreted RxLR effector protein 161-like: MKRIPYASAIGSIMYAMISTRPDVAYALSMTGRFQQNPGEEHWKTVKTILKYLRRTKEYFLVYGGQPELSVTGYTDASFQTDHDDYKSQSGYVFILNGGAVSWNSSKQGTTADSTTEAEYIAASEAAKEAVALLEFVKELGSFRVPVVQYLCTVRILVLLRKQKNPELRTGTSMFPEDII; this comes from the coding sequence ATGAAAAGGATCCCATATGCTTCGGCTATAGGATCTATTATGTATGCCATGATATCTACTAGGCCAGATGTGGCCTATGCGCTTAGCATGACAGGCAGATTTCAGCAAAATCCCGGTGAGGAACATTGGAAAACTGTTAAGACTATTCTTAAGTACCTTAGAAGGACTAAAGAATATTTCTTAGTCTATGGTGGACAACCAGAGTTATCAGTTACTGGGTATACTGATGCTAGTTTCCAAACAGACCATGACGACTATAAGTCTCAGTCTGGATATGTTTTTATCCTCAATGGTGGAGCAGTGAGTTGGAATAGTTCCAAACAAGGTACAACTGCCGATTCCACCACCGAAGCCGAGTATATTGCTGCATCTGAAGCTGCCAAAGAAGCTGTTGCTTTGTTAGAGTTCGTTAAGGAACTGGGTTCGTTCCGAGTGCCAGTAGTGCAATACCTTTGTACTGTGAGAATATTGGTGTTGTTGCGCAAGCAAAAGAACCCAGAGCTACGAACAGGAACAAGCATGTTCCCAGAAGATATCATCTGA
- the LOC125185131 gene encoding uncharacterized protein LOC125185131, with protein MGEMASLWSYAEHGEIDELGQKLLYTSLELEKLKSEAMEEMQKNKEYVNQLIQLLKCAIEERDEARRQLDKFLSATAISSPSLLKPAAKANSSITESNSFTDTHNYHSPAAVSSPAIVQVDPVVDRGSMIIDNLSRGRVLPRKGMLLQAVLQAEPLLQTLMVAGPLPRWRNPPQMQPFQIPPVAIKRQQAVSGFGNLDYETNASLIPSAAVISSGGGGCFRFPKRQRFC; from the exons ATGGGAGAGATGGCTTCTCTTTGGAGTTATGCAGAG CATGGAGAAATCGATGAATTGGGGCAGAAGCTGCTGTACACGAGCCTGGAACTGGAGAAGCTGAAATCTGAAGCGATGGAAGAAATGcagaaaaacaaagaatacGTGAATCAACTGATCCAGCTGTTGAAATGCGCCATCGAAGAGCGAGACGAAGCTAGGAGGCAGCTCGACAAATTCCTCAGCGCCACCGCAATCTCTTCCCCTTCTCTGCTGAAGCCGGCGGCCAAGGCGAATTCGAGCATAACCGAATCCAACAGCTTCACCGACACGCACAACTATCACTCTCCCGCCGCCGTTTCATCGCCGGCGATCGTCCAAGTAGATCCCGTGGTGGATCGGGGGTCGATGATCATCGATAACCTGTCGAGGGGGAGAGTGCTGCCGCGGAAGGGGATGCTGCTGCAGGCGGTTCTCCAGGCAGAGCCGCTGCTGCAGACGCTGATGGTGGCGGGGCCGCTGCCGCGGTGGCGCAACCCGCCGCAGATGCAGCCGTTTCAGATACCGCCGGTGGCTATCAAACGGCAGCAGGCGGTGAGTGGTTTTGGTAATTTGGATTACGAGACCAATGCTTCTTTGATACCGTCTGCGGCCGTGATTAgtagcggcggcggcggctgcTTCCGCTTCCCCAAACGCCAGAGGTTctgttga